The Thalassophryne amazonica chromosome 8, fThaAma1.1, whole genome shotgun sequence genome includes a window with the following:
- the il17c gene encoding interleukin-17C, which produces MDLTQILLCALVLAPVLTSKLPCHDEHELEERAERKLKTHYPQPPQPAHLTAPEKPLTCPLDQYHHTELRGRSLSPWTYVLRTMKDHFPPTVAEAQCLCRGCIITSDSNELVESHDYNSALIRQSRVFLKRELCEDGKKYRLVPVTEQVGVGCTCARPNTI; this is translated from the exons ATGGACTTGACACAG ATCCTCCTCTGCGCACTCGTGCTCGCTCCCGTCCTGACGTCCAAGCTGCCGTGCCACGACGAGCACGAGCTGGAGGAGCGCGCGGAGCGCAAACTGAAAACTCATTACCCGCAACCGCCGCAACCCGCGCACCTGACCGCACCCGAGAAGCCGCTCACCTGTCCGCTGGACCAGTACCATCACACGGAGCTCCGCGGCAGGTCTCTGTCTCCGTGGACCTACGT CCTGAGAACCATGAAGGACCATTTCCCCCCGACTGTGGCCGAGGCTCAGTGTCTGTGCAGAGGATGCATTATAACCTCGGACAGCAATGAACTGGTGGAGAGTCACGACTACAACTCGGCCCTCATCAGGCAGAGCAGGGTGTTCCTAAAGAGGGAACTCTGTGAGGATGGAAAGAAGTACCGCCTGGTACCGGTGACTGAGCAGGTGGGAGTGGGTTGCACCTGTGCTCGACCCAACACCATCTGA